Proteins from one Mycobacterium sp. HUMS_12744610 genomic window:
- a CDS encoding DUF7159 family protein, producing the protein MDTVLGVSMAPAAIQLVLLEGENADGPTIEEDEFDVDAGAPDRVIAAILGTRQGAADAGLELSSIGVSWTDQQEAAALRDALAAHRIDNVMLVSAFLAAISLAQSVGGAMGYERTAVLFVEPGIATTALVETSDGSIADVRKTCLDAETYDEAVAQLGAMVAGLDGSAPAAGGLFVVGSGVDVAPLRPTLEAATSLDVSLPEEPQTALARGAALASANAPLFASSTAALAYAQDAGTGVVDVSGLPDYLSLSGVPGENDVAYSAVPDPDSEAPTAVIEGLFAPDAGQPRRRPALLIGSGLAVAGISAVLALEIALAIGIRTTVALQPTPAQQLIVPARQAPAPAPLPAVAPKPALNVPLPVAAPKPLNPPVAAPVPAAAPPVPAAPIVPVPVAVPPVVPVPAPPIHVPAPMLGVPLPYRVLSPPSAPVPHAPQPVVVPPPVHAPHPQSPPSGGGTGPLSPPHPVPGGQGAPPKPGAGPGGLDGHVPVPGGGPGGLGGPGGGPVHVPGGLGGPGGLGGHVPAPGGGPIGGPGPFGGGGPFGGGHGGGTFGGGGPFGGGGPFGGFGGGGHGGGFGGFGGHH; encoded by the coding sequence TTGGACACCGTGCTCGGGGTGTCGATGGCACCGGCAGCGATCCAGCTGGTTTTGCTGGAGGGCGAGAACGCCGACGGCCCCACGATCGAAGAGGACGAGTTCGACGTCGACGCCGGCGCCCCCGATCGGGTGATCGCCGCCATCCTGGGCACCCGCCAGGGCGCGGCCGACGCGGGTCTGGAGCTGTCCTCGATCGGGGTGAGCTGGACCGATCAGCAGGAGGCCGCCGCGTTGCGCGACGCGCTGGCCGCCCACCGGATCGACAATGTCATGCTGGTGTCGGCGTTCCTGGCCGCCATCTCGCTGGCGCAATCCGTCGGCGGCGCAATGGGTTACGAACGCACCGCGGTGCTGTTCGTGGAGCCCGGCATCGCGACGACGGCGCTGGTGGAGACGTCCGACGGCTCCATCGCCGACGTCCGCAAGACGTGCCTCGATGCCGAGACCTACGACGAGGCGGTCGCGCAACTCGGGGCGATGGTGGCCGGGCTCGACGGTTCGGCACCGGCCGCGGGCGGGCTGTTCGTGGTGGGGTCCGGTGTCGACGTCGCCCCGCTGCGGCCGACGCTGGAGGCGGCGACGTCGCTGGACGTCAGCCTGCCGGAGGAGCCGCAGACGGCGCTGGCCCGTGGCGCCGCGCTGGCGTCGGCGAACGCGCCGTTGTTCGCCTCCTCGACCGCTGCCCTGGCCTACGCCCAGGACGCCGGGACCGGTGTAGTCGACGTATCCGGCCTGCCGGACTACCTCAGCCTCTCCGGGGTTCCCGGCGAGAACGACGTCGCGTACAGCGCGGTGCCAGACCCGGACTCCGAAGCCCCGACCGCCGTCATCGAAGGGCTCTTCGCCCCCGACGCGGGCCAACCGCGCCGCCGGCCCGCCCTGCTGATCGGCAGCGGGCTGGCGGTGGCCGGCATCAGCGCGGTGCTGGCGCTCGAGATCGCGCTGGCGATCGGCATCCGCACGACGGTCGCCCTCCAGCCCACTCCCGCTCAACAGCTGATCGTCCCGGCCCGGCAGGCACCGGCGCCCGCGCCGCTCCCGGCCGTGGCCCCGAAGCCGGCGCTCAACGTGCCCCTACCGGTGGCAGCGCCCAAGCCCCTGAACCCGCCGGTGGCCGCCCCGGTGCCGGCGGCGGCGCCTCCGGTCCCGGCGGCTCCGATCGTGCCGGTGCCCGTGGCGGTCCCGCCGGTGGTGCCGGTCCCGGCGCCGCCGATTCACGTGCCCGCGCCCATGCTCGGCGTGCCCCTCCCCTACCGCGTTCTGAGCCCGCCGTCTGCGCCTGTGCCGCACGCGCCGCAACCCGTGGTGGTTCCCCCGCCCGTCCACGCGCCGCACCCGCAGTCGCCGCCGTCGGGCGGTGGCACGGGTCCGCTGTCGCCGCCCCACCCCGTTCCCGGCGGGCAGGGCGCGCCGCCCAAGCCGGGTGCAGGCCCGGGTGGGCTTGATGGTCATGTGCCGGTGCCAGGTGGGGGTCCGGGTGGGCTGGGTGGTCCGGGTGGTGGGCCTGTTCATGTTCCAGGTGGTCTGGGTGGGCCTGGTGGTCTGGGTGGTCATGTGCCGGCGCCCGGTGGCGGGCCGATCGGTGGTCCCGGCCCGTTTGGTGGCGGTGGACCGTTCGGCGGCGGCCACGGCGGGGGAACGTTCGGCGGGGGCGGACCCTTCGGCGGTGGAGGGCCGTTCGGCGGATTCGGTGGCGGCGGCCACGGCGGTGGTTTCGGTGGATTCGGCGGGCACCACTGA
- the dcd gene encoding dCTP deaminase: MLLSDRDLRAEVAAGRLGVDPFDDTLVQPSSIDVRLDRLFRVFNNTRYTHIDPAKQQDELTSLVEPDPGEPFVLHPGEFVLGATLELFTLPDDLAGRLEGKSSLGRLGLLTHSTAGFIDPGFSGHITLELSNVANLPITLWPGMKIGQLCILRLTSPAEHPYGSSAVGSKYQGQRGPTPSRSYQNFIRSP; the protein is encoded by the coding sequence ATGCTGCTCTCCGATCGTGACCTGAGGGCCGAAGTCGCCGCCGGCCGGCTGGGTGTCGACCCGTTCGACGACACGCTGGTGCAGCCCTCCAGCATCGACGTCCGCCTCGACCGCCTGTTCCGGGTGTTCAACAACACCCGCTACACCCACATCGACCCCGCCAAGCAGCAGGACGAGCTGACCAGCCTGGTCGAACCCGACCCCGGCGAACCGTTCGTGCTGCACCCCGGCGAGTTCGTGCTCGGCGCGACGCTGGAGCTGTTCACCCTGCCCGACGACCTCGCGGGACGTTTGGAAGGCAAATCGTCGCTGGGCCGCCTGGGCCTGCTGACGCACTCGACGGCCGGGTTCATCGATCCCGGTTTCAGCGGCCACATCACGTTGGAGCTGTCCAACGTCGCCAACTTGCCGATCACCCTGTGGCCGGGCATGAAGATCGGCCAGCTGTGCATCCTGCGTCTGACCAGCCCGGCGGAACACCCTTACGGCAGTTCGGCCGTCGGTTCGAAATACCAGGGCCAGCGCGGACCCACGCCGTCGCGCTCCTACCAGAATTTCATACGAAGTCCCTAG